GCTCCTTTGCAGGTGGGATCCTGTGCTTCCTGCCTGGGTGGCAGGAGATCAAAGGAGTGCAGCAGCGCCTCCAGGAGGCCCTGGGCATGCACGAGAGCAAGTACCTCATCCTGCCAGGTGAGAGCCCGGGCAGAGGGACCAGGGACctttggaaaccagcctggcctcTGTCCTGGGGACTGACCCAACTGGGACTCCGGGGGTCCCGGTTTCTGACCAAGCTGCGGCACTTTTCACTGGGCATAGTGTTTATCTGCACCTGTTTCATCAAAATGGGGTCAAAATCCTTGCCCTGCCCACATTCCAGGGGGGAATTCTGGTGGAAGCAGTGCCCATAACCAGTGTGTGTCTTGcccaccagtgcactccaacaTCCCCATGATGGATCAGAAGGCCATATTCCAGCAGCCTCCAGTTGGGGTGCGCAAGATTGTCTTGGCCACCAATATCGCGGAGACTTCCATCACAATCAATGACATCGTGCATGTGGTGGACAGTGGGCTGCACAAGGAAGAACGCTATGACCTGAAGACCAAGGTGGCACCTACCTCCTGGACCTGGCCAGCCACTGGGGGAGGGACTCCGTTTCGAGGTGGTCTGCAGCCCAGATCTACCTTAGacctattttgtgtgtgttgagAAGGCCACACTTGTGGGGTCTCAGTGTTCCTGGTGTTGGGGGCTGGTGAGGGTTACTCGGAGTGGGGAAGCACTGAGGAAGTGGTATCTGTGCTGCTTACCTGCCCCCTCCTCCAGGTGTCCTGTCTGGAGACAGTGTGGGTGTCAAGAGCCAATGTGATCCAGCGCCGGGGCCGAGCGGGCCGCTGCCAGTCAGGCTTTGCCTACCACTTGTTCCCTCGAAGCCGGCTGGAGAAAATGGTCCCTTTCCAAGTGCCAGAGATCCTGCGCACGCCTCTCGAGAACCTGGTGCTGCAAGCGAAAATCCACATGCCTGAGAAGACGgtgtggtggggtggggcggggtgggggctggCCTGGGGACCAGACAGGTGGGAGGCAGGCTCATGGCGGGCTCTGGCTCTGTTTGTCTTAGGCGGTGGAGTTCCTGTCCAAGGCTGTGGACAGTCCAAACATCAAGGCAGTGGACGAGGCTGTGATTTTGCTCCAGGAGATCGGTATgtaggggctgggctgggctgggctgggccggGGAGTAGCTCCTGAGGGTGGCACTGACAGCTGAGCCATTGCAGGGGTGCTGGACCAGCGGGAGTACCTGACCACCCTGGGGCAGCGCCTGGCTCACATCTCCACCGACCCCCGGCTGGCCAAGGCCATAGTGTTGGCCGCCATCTTCCGTTGCCTGCACCCGCTACTGGTGGTCGTTTCCTGCCTTACCCGGGACCCCTTCAGCAGCAGCCTACAGAACCGGGCCGAGGTGGACAAGGTCAGTCCTGACTCCTTCCTGGAGCCCTCCACCCACTGCTGTTCTGAGGGGGCGTTGTCTAGCCCCTGCCTGTGACCCGGctgccctcttctcccctcccaggTGAAAGCACTGTTGAGCCACGACAGTGGCAGTGACCACCTGGCCTTTGTGCGGGCTGTCGCCGGCTGGGAGGAGGTGCTGCGTTGGCAGGACCGCAGCTCCAGGGAGAATTACCTGGAGGAAAACCTGCTCTATGCACCTAGCCTGCGCTTCATCCACGGTCAGCTGGGCCCACGCCTGCTTTCCTGAGCCCCTCCCGCCCCTCCCACCCCACTGAGCTTCTGTTACCCCCAGCCTGTGGCTAGGGGCTGTAGGTTCACTGCACATTCTGTCTCCCTAGGACTCATCAAGCAGTTCTCGGAGAACATTTATGAGGCCTTCCTGGTGGGGAAGCCCTCGGACTgcaccctggcctctgcccagtgCAACGAGTAcagtgaggaggaggagctggtgaAGGGCGTGCTGATGGCCGGCCTCTACCCCAACCTCATCCAGGTGCTGCCTCTGGGAGGGAGTGGAGTTCACCAGGTcccagcctccttccctgtctGCAGCTCCTTGCTCAGCCCCACCCATCTTTTCCTCCATCCCTGCAGGTGAGGCAGGGCAAGGTCACCCGGCAGGGGAAGTTCAAGCCCAACAGCGTCACATATAGGACCAAATCAGGCAACATCCTGCTGCACAAGTCGACCATTAACAGGTGAGGGCATGCAGGCCTGGATGGGGCAGCTGGGATGGTCCAAAAGGGTGGCCTCACCAGCCCTGTGTTCCCTAGGGAGGCCACACGGTTGCGGAGCCGATGGCTGACGTATTTCATGGCGGTCAAGTCCAATGGCAGCGTCTTCGTCCGGGACTCCTCTCAGGTGCACCCGCTAGCTGTGCTGCTCCTGACCGACGGGGACGTGCACATCCGCGGTGGGTGCCTGCAGGCCTCCCGCCCACCCCGCTCTGCAGCTGCTCCTCTGGGGCCTGGCCTCACCACAGCTTACCACCATCTTTTCTGTTCCCTCAGATGACGGGCGCCGGGCCACCATCTCACTGAGCGACAGTGACCTGCTGCGGCTGGAGGGTGACTCGCGTACCGTGCGGCTGCTGAGGGAGCTGCGGCGGGCCCTGGGCCGCATGGTGGAGCGGAGCCTGCGCAGCGAGCTGGCTGCTCTTCCCCCCAGCGTGCAGGAGGAGCACGGGCAGCTGCTTGCGCTACTGGCAGAGCTGCTGCGAGGACCGTGTGGCAGCTTTGATGTGCGCAAGACAGCTGACGACTGAGCCCTGCTTCTGCTGGGGCTGTGTACAGAGtgcaaatgtttatttaaaataaagttctaTTTATCCCTTGTGACCACTGCTGTCCACTAGGGGCTCCTCTCTCAGGGCCTCCATACACTGGGCCACGGTTCCCCAAAGAGGAAGGAAG
This sequence is a window from Macaca fascicularis isolate 582-1 chromosome 2, T2T-MFA8v1.1. Protein-coding genes within it:
- the DHX30 gene encoding ATP-dependent RNA helicase DHX30 isoform X6; this encodes MPPTSWRQLNPESIRPGGPGGLSRSLGREEEEDEEEELEEGTIDVTDFLSMTQQDSHTPLRDSRGSSFEMTDDDSAIRALTQFPLPKNLLAKVIQIATSSSTAKNLMQFHTVGTKTKLSTLTLLWPCPMTFVAKGRRKAEAENKAAALACKKLKSLGLVDRNNEPLTHAMYNLASLRELGETQRRPCTIQVPEPILRKIETFLNHYPVESSWIAPELRLQSEDILPLGKDSGPLSDPITGKPYVPLLEAEEVRLSQSLLELWRRRGPVWQEAPQLPVDPHRDTILNAIEQHPVVVISGDTGCGKTTRIPQLLLERYVTEGRGARCNVIITQPRRISAVSVAQRVSHELGPSLRRNVGFQVRLESKPPARGGALLFCTVGILLRKLQSNPSLEGVSHVIVDEVHERDVNTDFLLILLKGLQRLNPALRLVLMSATGDNERFSRYFGGCPVIKVPGFMYPVKEHYLEDILAKLGKHQYLHRHRHHESEDECALDLDLVTDLVLHIDARGEPGGILCFLPGWQEIKGVQQRLQEALGMHESKYLILPVHSNIPMMDQKAIFQQPPVGVRKIVLATNIAETSITINDIVHVVDSGLHKEERYDLKTKVSCLETVWVSRANVIQRRGRAGRCQSGFAYHLFPRSRLEKMVPFQVPEILRTPLENLVLQAKIHMPEKTAVEFLSKAVDSPNIKAVDEAVILLQEIGVLDQREYLTTLGQRLAHISTDPRLAKAIVLAAIFRCLHPLLVVVSCLTRDPFSSSLQNRAEVDKVKALLSHDSGSDHLAFVRAVAGWEEVLRWQDRSSRENYLEENLLYAPSLRFIHGLIKQFSENIYEAFLVGKPSDCTLASAQCNEYSEEEELVKGVLMAGLYPNLIQVRQGKVTRQGKFKPNSVTYRTKSGNILLHKSTINREATRLRSRWLTYFMAVKSNGSVFVRDSSQVHPLAVLLLTDGDVHIRDDGRRATISLSDSDLLRLEGDSRTVRLLRELRRALGRMVERSLRSELAALPPSVQEEHGQLLALLAELLRGPCGSFDVRKTADD